The following are encoded in a window of Bacillus xiapuensis genomic DNA:
- a CDS encoding cobyrinate a,c-diamide synthase yields the protein MGQRRIMIAGTGSGAGKTTVTIGLMAAFQAKGLQVQGFKCGPDYIDPAYHTAVTGRPSRNLDSWMIGNQHMKDIYSRAEKGADISIIEGVMGYFDGKDPLSNHGSSADISEIVDCPVLLVINGASMARSAAAIVKGFQAMAAPGRIAGVIVNRVGSEGHFQLIQSAIEKECGIPALGYLIKQPDIAIPERHLGLVPSVERGELDSFFCKLGELIAATVDLEAIWHLADSPVLKESDHSIFAHKKEAKVSIAVARDAAFNFYYEENLELLEANGARLRFFSPLKDEPVPRDAAGLYIGGGFPEEFAEELAKNERVKSSIRSCIAQGMPTLAECGGFMYLTEAIEDTSGVEHPMAGVIPGKAVMKNKRTALGYREWIGLTSNFLLPKGETARGHVFHYSNYIAEKPVQPAYQSKGRSGIKEEGYATEQLLAGYAHFHFASNPALAERFVHAAENYPLQRMTGSCSIPSC from the coding sequence ATGGGCCAGAGAAGAATTATGATCGCTGGAACAGGAAGCGGAGCGGGAAAAACGACGGTGACTATTGGTTTAATGGCAGCGTTTCAAGCAAAAGGCCTTCAAGTTCAGGGATTTAAGTGCGGGCCGGACTATATTGACCCTGCGTATCATACGGCGGTTACCGGCCGCCCGTCCAGAAATTTAGACAGCTGGATGATTGGAAATCAGCATATGAAGGATATTTATAGCAGGGCGGAGAAAGGTGCCGATATTTCCATTATTGAAGGCGTAATGGGCTACTTTGACGGCAAGGATCCGCTGAGCAATCACGGTAGTTCGGCAGATATTAGTGAAATTGTAGATTGTCCTGTGCTTTTAGTGATCAACGGTGCCAGTATGGCCAGAAGCGCTGCTGCTATAGTGAAAGGATTTCAAGCGATGGCTGCTCCCGGAAGAATTGCCGGCGTTATTGTCAACCGTGTGGGCAGTGAAGGGCATTTTCAATTGATTCAATCAGCCATTGAAAAGGAATGCGGCATTCCGGCGTTGGGATACTTGATAAAGCAGCCGGATATCGCTATTCCGGAACGCCATTTAGGGTTGGTTCCTTCCGTTGAAAGAGGAGAATTGGACAGCTTCTTCTGTAAATTGGGAGAATTGATAGCGGCCACGGTTGACTTGGAGGCGATTTGGCATTTAGCCGATTCGCCTGTATTGAAAGAGTCAGATCATTCTATTTTTGCCCATAAAAAAGAAGCGAAGGTCTCGATTGCCGTGGCGAGGGATGCTGCGTTTAATTTTTATTATGAGGAAAATTTGGAGCTGCTGGAAGCAAACGGAGCCCGGTTGCGTTTTTTTTCTCCGCTGAAAGATGAACCGGTTCCAAGGGATGCGGCAGGCTTATATATAGGCGGCGGTTTTCCAGAAGAGTTTGCCGAAGAGCTGGCGAAAAACGAACGGGTGAAATCATCAATCCGTTCTTGTATTGCGCAAGGTATGCCGACGTTGGCGGAATGCGGTGGGTTCATGTATTTGACGGAAGCAATTGAAGATACGAGCGGCGTCGAACACCCGATGGCTGGCGTTATACCGGGAAAAGCCGTTATGAAAAATAAACGCACAGCGCTTGGCTACCGCGAATGGATCGGTCTGACTTCCAACTTTCTCTTGCCGAAAGGAGAAACCGCTCGAGGCCATGTTTTTCATTACTCTAACTATATCGCGGAAAAACCGGTACAGCCGGCTTATCAGTCAAAGGGAAGATCGGGGATAAAGGAAGAAGGCTATGCCACGGAGCAGTTGCTTGCAGGCTATGCCCATTTTCACTTTGCCTCCAATCCTGCTCTTGCTGAGCGGTTTGTTCATGCGGCTGAAAATTATCCATTGCAAAGGATGACTGGATCATGCTCTATCCCGTCATGCTGA
- a CDS encoding cobalt-precorrin 5A hydrolase: MTIQLQEQVEPPIQASGQYAIVAITKHGTQIARKLARSFADSDVYYMKKHAQGDEEEQGFTLFEGSVRLLLPSLFANYKGLIIIISLGAVVRMIAPLLKDKKTDPGVVVIDDRGEHVISVLSGHLGGANELTREVASLLNAYPVVTTASDVQKTIPVDLFGRRFGWEWESAEKLTPVSASVVNEEKVAVIQESGETNWWMHDTAIPANIHVCSSISEAFTLQPDAALVVTHRLLDSKEEAILENGVLYRPKVIVLGIGCNRGTSSEEIEQVMDETLKELKISKKSVKAVATINLKKDEKGLLEVVKKHQWDFIYYTPEQLNTKTMKHPSNVVYQYTGAYGVSEPAAMLASGNDRLLLTKKKSGNVTISVGFISHG, from the coding sequence ATGACGATCCAGCTGCAAGAACAGGTGGAGCCGCCCATTCAAGCAAGCGGCCAATATGCTATTGTGGCTATAACAAAGCATGGCACACAGATTGCCCGCAAGCTCGCGCGCTCGTTTGCTGATAGCGATGTTTATTATATGAAGAAGCATGCGCAAGGCGATGAAGAAGAGCAGGGATTTACTTTGTTTGAGGGCTCTGTCCGGCTGCTTCTTCCAAGCTTATTTGCCAATTATAAAGGCCTGATTATCATTATTTCTCTCGGAGCTGTCGTTCGTATGATCGCCCCGCTTTTAAAAGATAAAAAAACCGATCCGGGTGTCGTCGTAATTGACGATCGCGGAGAGCATGTCATTAGCGTGCTTTCCGGCCATCTCGGAGGAGCGAATGAGCTCACCCGCGAGGTCGCCTCCTTATTAAATGCCTACCCGGTCGTCACCACAGCCTCTGACGTGCAAAAAACGATTCCGGTTGATTTATTCGGCCGCCGCTTTGGCTGGGAATGGGAATCGGCAGAGAAGCTGACCCCGGTCAGCGCCTCCGTTGTGAATGAAGAAAAAGTTGCCGTCATTCAAGAATCAGGTGAAACAAATTGGTGGATGCATGACACAGCGATACCGGCTAATATCCATGTATGTTCATCTATTTCAGAAGCCTTCACTCTTCAGCCCGATGCGGCCCTCGTTGTCACTCATCGCCTGCTTGACTCAAAAGAGGAAGCGATCTTAGAGAATGGTGTATTATACAGGCCAAAGGTCATCGTTCTTGGCATTGGCTGCAATCGCGGCACGTCCAGTGAGGAAATTGAACAGGTGATGGATGAGACATTGAAGGAACTGAAAATCAGCAAGAAGAGTGTCAAAGCCGTGGCCACAATTAATCTGAAAAAAGATGAAAAAGGATTGCTGGAAGTCGTTAAAAAGCATCAATGGGATTTCATCTATTACACTCCGGAACAGCTGAATACTAAAACGATGAAGCATCCATCAAACGTTGTTTATCAATACACGGGCGCGTACGGCGTGAGTGAACCGGCGGCGATGCTTGCCAGCGGCAATGATCGTTTGCTACTGACGAAGAAAAAATCAGGAAATGTCACGATTTCAGTCGGTTTTATTTCACATGGATAA
- the cobM gene encoding precorrin-4 C(11)-methyltransferase, with the protein MKLYIVGAGPGASDLITVRGRRLLEEADVILYADSLVSEEHFKAAKKGAEIVKTAGMHLEEMVEIMKKRLSEGKKVVRLHTGDPAVYGAIMEQMVLLKEAGVEIEIVPGVSSVFAAAASAQAELTIPDLTQTVILTRAEGRTPVPEREQLAKLAAHHCTMAFFLSATLTKKVMKELIGAGWAPETPAAVIYKATWPDEKIVRTTIGKLDEDMRANSIRKQAMILAGWALDPDIHEKNFRSKLYDKEFTHGYRRGVNS; encoded by the coding sequence ATGAAGCTATATATTGTAGGAGCAGGTCCGGGAGCATCAGATTTAATTACAGTCAGAGGACGCCGGCTGCTTGAAGAAGCCGATGTAATATTATATGCGGATTCTCTAGTGAGCGAAGAACATTTTAAAGCGGCCAAAAAAGGAGCAGAAATTGTAAAAACAGCGGGAATGCACCTTGAAGAAATGGTAGAGATCATGAAGAAAAGGCTGTCGGAAGGGAAGAAGGTTGTCCGTCTTCATACAGGCGACCCGGCTGTCTACGGTGCGATTATGGAACAAATGGTTCTGCTGAAAGAAGCGGGGGTTGAAATTGAGATTGTTCCCGGGGTCAGCTCGGTATTTGCTGCAGCGGCCAGTGCCCAGGCGGAATTGACGATTCCTGATTTGACGCAGACGGTCATTCTCACTCGGGCAGAAGGCCGTACACCCGTGCCAGAGCGCGAACAGCTAGCAAAACTTGCCGCGCATCATTGTACAATGGCTTTCTTTCTGAGTGCTACTTTGACAAAAAAAGTGATGAAAGAATTAATCGGAGCCGGCTGGGCGCCGGAAACGCCAGCGGCTGTCATATACAAAGCGACTTGGCCCGATGAAAAGATTGTCCGTACGACTATTGGAAAGCTGGATGAAGATATGCGCGCAAACAGCATTCGCAAACAAGCAATGATCCTTGCCGGCTGGGCACTTGATCCGGATATTCATGAGAAAAACTTCCGCTCGAAGCTATATGATAAAGAGTTCACGCACGGCTACCGCCGGGGGGTGAACTCATGA
- the cobI gene encoding precorrin-2 C(20)-methyltransferase, with protein sequence MTGVLYGVGAGPGDPELITIKAFRALQDCPVIAYPKKRKGSKSYARKIIDAYVNPAEKDMLGLVFPMTKDPQILEREWNQTAEAVWEKLQSGHDVAFITEGDPLLYSTFIHMMTVMKERYGDVPIHIIPGISSVNGAAARLALPLADGDDLVAIVPANDDYEAMKKAIVEHDCVIFIKVAKVMDMMLRILKELNLTDHASVVTKVTSDEEIVWCLEELEGAEPEYLTLMVVRK encoded by the coding sequence ATGACAGGCGTTTTATACGGAGTTGGAGCGGGACCGGGCGATCCGGAGCTCATTACGATTAAAGCGTTTCGCGCTTTGCAGGATTGTCCTGTGATCGCCTACCCCAAGAAAAGAAAAGGCAGCAAAAGCTACGCGAGGAAAATTATTGATGCATATGTAAATCCCGCTGAGAAAGATATGCTCGGTCTCGTGTTTCCGATGACGAAAGACCCGCAAATTCTAGAAAGAGAATGGAATCAGACAGCCGAAGCCGTCTGGGAAAAGCTGCAATCGGGGCATGATGTGGCCTTTATTACAGAGGGAGATCCGCTTTTATACAGCACATTTATCCATATGATGACGGTTATGAAGGAACGTTATGGCGATGTGCCTATCCATATTATTCCGGGCATTTCTTCTGTTAACGGTGCGGCTGCAAGGCTCGCTTTGCCGCTGGCTGACGGCGATGATCTTGTGGCCATTGTTCCAGCAAATGACGATTACGAAGCAATGAAAAAAGCGATTGTTGAGCATGACTGCGTGATTTTCATTAAGGTGGCCAAAGTGATGGACATGATGCTTCGCATTTTAAAAGAATTAAATTTAACCGATCACGCATCCGTGGTGACAAAGGTGACGTCTGATGAAGAAATCGTTTGGTGCTTAGAAGAGCTGGAAGGAGCGGAACCGGAATATTTAACTTTAATGGTGGTGAGGAAATGA
- the cbiE gene encoding precorrin-6y C5,15-methyltransferase (decarboxylating) subunit CbiE — MGKVKIIGIGDDGRSGLLPQYEQWVEESRFLAGGERQLSFFPEYQGETFMIKGNLRELKERLRSQQEKAVVLASGDPLFYGIGGYLSKDVEADIYPQPSSVQLAFARMGQSWQNAAIISLHGRTITGLAQRIDGKQTVAILTDEKNTPNVIACYLKRFAMTEYRAFVAENLGGEKERCRWMTLDEMEQAECSLLNIVILKSDEAMKVWPLGIPDQEFVQRKPDKGLLTKKEIRVLTIGQMNVQHNSVVWDIGTCTGSVAIEAAKIAKEGAVYAIEKNEADLENAKENFRKFRADVTAVHGKAPEGLAEFASPDAVFIGGTAGNIEGIFDECCSRLNPGGRIVMNVVTIENLYQAVQAFKTRGFQAELTLAQISRSKPILHLTRMEGLNPVYIITAKRAEEEK, encoded by the coding sequence ATGGGGAAAGTTAAAATTATTGGAATCGGCGACGATGGACGAAGCGGGCTTTTGCCGCAATATGAGCAATGGGTTGAAGAATCACGCTTTCTTGCAGGAGGGGAGCGGCAGCTGTCTTTTTTTCCTGAATATCAAGGAGAAACGTTCATGATTAAAGGCAATTTACGCGAATTGAAAGAACGTCTGCGTAGCCAGCAGGAAAAGGCGGTTGTTCTAGCTTCGGGAGACCCGCTTTTTTACGGAATTGGTGGCTATTTATCGAAGGATGTGGAGGCGGACATTTATCCGCAGCCAAGCTCGGTGCAGCTTGCATTCGCCCGGATGGGACAATCTTGGCAAAACGCGGCGATTATCAGCCTGCACGGCCGGACGATCACCGGCCTGGCACAAAGAATCGACGGCAAGCAGACAGTCGCGATTTTAACGGATGAGAAAAATACTCCAAACGTGATTGCCTGTTATTTGAAGAGGTTCGCCATGACCGAATATCGCGCTTTTGTAGCTGAGAATCTTGGAGGAGAGAAAGAACGCTGCCGGTGGATGACTTTAGATGAGATGGAGCAAGCGGAATGCTCCCTTTTAAATATTGTTATTTTGAAAAGCGATGAAGCGATGAAGGTTTGGCCGCTTGGCATTCCCGATCAAGAATTTGTGCAGCGCAAGCCGGACAAAGGGCTGCTGACGAAAAAGGAAATCCGCGTGCTGACGATCGGGCAAATGAATGTGCAGCATAACAGCGTTGTTTGGGACATTGGCACATGCACCGGCTCCGTGGCGATAGAAGCAGCCAAAATTGCCAAAGAAGGAGCTGTCTACGCAATCGAAAAAAATGAAGCCGATCTGGAAAACGCCAAAGAAAATTTTCGAAAATTCCGGGCGGATGTTACGGCTGTTCATGGAAAAGCTCCTGAAGGGTTAGCGGAGTTCGCCTCTCCGGATGCTGTATTTATCGGTGGCACAGCCGGAAACATCGAAGGGATCTTTGATGAATGCTGCTCGCGCTTGAATCCTGGCGGAAGAATTGTGATGAATGTCGTGACGATTGAGAACTTGTATCAAGCCGTGCAAGCATTTAAAACGCGGGGATTTCAAGCGGAGCTTACTCTTGCTCAAATCTCCAGAAGCAAGCCGATTTTGCACTTAACAAGAATGGAGGGGCTAAACCCCGTGTATATCATAACAGCGAAAAGAGCGGAGGAAGAAAAATGA
- a CDS encoding cobalt-precorrin-5B (C(1))-methyltransferase: MAVKDVKQEKPLRKGYTTGACAAAAVQAALTSLLTGEKQEKATIYLPAKVFATFAIEHCEIKKRSAVAAVKKDAGDDPDVTHGAVIYAEVMLKEEAGIELDGGEGVGRATKPGLAVEVGQAAINPVPRKMILSEAEKILKDFHCSSGVKIIISVPGGEEMAKKTLNGRLGIVGGISILGTRGIVMPFSTAAYKASIIQAIQVAVAGGCDHVAVTTGGRSEKYAMKQLPELKEEAFIEMGDFVGFTLKHCKRLGIKKISMVGMMGKFSKVAQGVMMVHSKSAPVDFDFLAGMAEKAGAGAKEVEAVRLANTASHAAELMQAAGCQSFFELLCDNCCAHAIQEVNGGLTVDTTLYTFKGECLGRAERHGES, from the coding sequence ATGGCGGTGAAGGATGTGAAGCAGGAGAAGCCGCTAAGAAAAGGGTATACGACGGGAGCCTGCGCTGCTGCCGCTGTTCAAGCGGCTTTAACCTCTTTACTCACGGGAGAAAAGCAGGAGAAAGCCACCATTTATCTTCCGGCCAAAGTATTTGCCACCTTTGCGATTGAACATTGTGAAATCAAGAAAAGAAGCGCGGTCGCCGCTGTCAAAAAAGATGCGGGGGATGATCCCGATGTTACGCACGGAGCGGTGATTTATGCTGAAGTCATGCTAAAAGAAGAAGCGGGCATTGAACTGGATGGCGGGGAAGGAGTCGGACGGGCGACTAAGCCGGGGCTGGCAGTCGAGGTTGGCCAGGCGGCCATCAACCCTGTACCGCGCAAAATGATTTTGTCTGAAGCAGAGAAAATATTAAAGGATTTTCACTGCAGCAGCGGAGTGAAAATTATTATTTCCGTTCCGGGCGGGGAAGAAATGGCTAAAAAAACGCTAAACGGCCGACTGGGAATTGTGGGCGGCATCTCGATCCTGGGTACGCGGGGAATTGTGATGCCATTTTCCACGGCCGCTTATAAAGCAAGCATTATTCAAGCGATTCAAGTGGCTGTCGCCGGAGGCTGCGACCATGTCGCGGTAACGACAGGAGGAAGAAGCGAAAAATACGCCATGAAGCAGCTTCCTGAACTAAAAGAGGAAGCTTTTATAGAGATGGGTGACTTTGTCGGCTTCACGCTTAAGCATTGCAAACGGCTCGGCATTAAGAAAATATCAATGGTTGGAATGATGGGGAAATTCTCCAAAGTTGCACAAGGAGTGATGATGGTTCATTCAAAAAGCGCCCCAGTTGACTTTGATTTTCTAGCAGGGATGGCCGAAAAAGCGGGAGCTGGCGCCAAAGAGGTGGAGGCAGTCCGTTTGGCCAATACTGCTTCTCATGCAGCAGAGCTTATGCAGGCCGCCGGATGCCAAAGTTTTTTTGAATTATTATGCGATAACTGCTGCGCGCATGCCATACAGGAAGTAAACGGCGGCCTGACCGTAGACACCACTTTGTATACATTTAAAGGAGAATGCTTAGGAAGGGCGGAGCGCCATGGGGAAAGTTAA
- a CDS encoding precorrin-8X methylmutase has product MDFKTNFKPETVQPMEIEGRSFDIITEEFGPHDLPFEEYKVIQRVIHASADFELGRSMRFHPKAIVSGIQAIRNGERIICDVQMVQVGISKPRIAKYGGSIHVYISDDDVREEAKRLNTTRAIISMRKAAAEADGGIYCIGNAPTALLELIRLVKEGAAKPSLVIGLPVGFVSAAESKEELAKLDIPFITNIGRKGGSTVTVAALNALSLLAEHA; this is encoded by the coding sequence ATGGACTTTAAAACAAACTTCAAGCCTGAAACCGTACAGCCAATGGAGATTGAAGGTCGCAGTTTTGACATTATCACCGAAGAATTCGGACCGCATGATTTACCTTTTGAAGAATATAAAGTCATCCAGCGTGTGATTCACGCTTCGGCTGATTTTGAACTTGGCAGAAGCATGCGCTTTCATCCGAAAGCGATTGTGTCCGGGATTCAAGCGATCCGAAACGGAGAGCGCATCATTTGTGATGTGCAAATGGTGCAAGTCGGCATCAGCAAGCCCCGCATTGCAAAATATGGCGGCAGTATTCACGTTTATATTTCCGATGATGACGTAAGAGAAGAGGCGAAGAGATTAAATACGACAAGAGCCATCATTTCCATGCGCAAAGCGGCCGCCGAAGCGGACGGAGGCATTTATTGTATCGGAAATGCCCCGACAGCTCTTTTGGAATTAATTCGTCTTGTGAAAGAAGGTGCAGCTAAACCAAGCCTTGTCATTGGCCTTCCAGTTGGCTTTGTTTCCGCGGCTGAATCCAAAGAAGAGTTAGCAAAGCTTGACATCCCATTCATTACGAATATCGGCAGAAAAGGCGGAAGTACTGTTACTGTTGCGGCGCTCAATGCTCTGTCACTTCTCGCTGAGCATGCATAA
- the cobK gene encoding precorrin-6A reductase — protein MILFFAGTSDARELAVYLQNQGHKLIASVVTENALKELRQAGIDAVAGRLDAGQIRNFIADRHIAAIVDASHPFAEEASKNAMAAAKEENIPYIRFERKEQHFEESPLITYVSTYQEAAEEASKRKGTIMLTTGSKTLAVFTEKLLPNPNIRLVARMLPRKDNLEKCEQLGLPQKNIVAIQGPFTKAFDQALYEQYQVTCMITKASGARGSVDQKIEAAKELAIETIVIERPDMNYKNRCSSFEEVAGCLHTFNL, from the coding sequence ATGATTTTATTCTTTGCGGGAACGAGCGATGCCAGAGAGCTTGCTGTCTATCTTCAAAACCAAGGACATAAGCTGATTGCTTCCGTTGTCACGGAAAACGCCTTAAAGGAATTAAGGCAGGCAGGCATCGATGCGGTTGCGGGGCGCCTAGATGCCGGACAAATCCGAAATTTTATAGCTGATCGCCACATTGCCGCGATTGTGGATGCGAGTCATCCGTTTGCGGAGGAGGCATCCAAAAATGCGATGGCCGCAGCTAAAGAGGAGAACATTCCATATATTCGCTTTGAGAGGAAAGAGCAGCACTTCGAAGAGTCACCGCTGATTACCTATGTTTCCACCTATCAGGAAGCCGCGGAGGAAGCGTCCAAACGAAAAGGAACGATCATGCTCACGACAGGAAGCAAAACATTAGCGGTATTCACTGAAAAGCTGCTGCCTAATCCGAATATTCGCTTAGTGGCACGGATGCTCCCTAGAAAGGATAATTTGGAAAAGTGCGAGCAGCTGGGCTTGCCGCAGAAAAATATTGTGGCGATTCAAGGTCCGTTTACGAAGGCATTTGATCAAGCTTTATACGAGCAATATCAAGTGACATGCATGATTACAAAAGCAAGCGGTGCCCGCGGCTCTGTCGATCAGAAAATAGAAGCTGCCAAAGAGTTGGCAATTGAAACGATTGTGATTGAACGGCCGGATATGAATTATAAAAACCGCTGTTCAAGCTTTGAAGAAGTGGCGGGCTGTTTACATACATTTAATTTATAG
- a CDS encoding sirohydrochlorin chelatase, translated as MKAVLFVGHGSRDPEGNEQIRQFIQQILPKLPAELIVESCFLEFEQPDIAKGLDACVARGATSVAVIPLMLLPAGHSKIHIPAAIDEAKKKYPSADFIYGKPIGIHHEAVEICKQRLQDTGEDTAHISEDTAVIILGRGGSDPDANSDLYKITRLLWEKAPYPIMETAFVGVTVPSLEEAVEKTVKLGAKKVIILPYFLFTGILIKRIEGMIEQFRFAYSDVDFALAEYFGFHPKLELVIKDRIEEALSGAVYMNCDTCQYRFEAMEHISHHHHDHDHDHHHEPKGAETAQ; from the coding sequence ATGAAAGCAGTCTTATTTGTCGGCCATGGCAGCCGAGATCCTGAAGGAAATGAACAAATCAGGCAATTTATTCAGCAAATCTTACCGAAGCTTCCCGCTGAATTGATTGTAGAATCCTGTTTTTTAGAGTTTGAACAGCCTGACATCGCGAAAGGATTGGATGCCTGTGTAGCAAGAGGAGCGACATCTGTTGCGGTCATTCCGCTGATGCTGCTTCCGGCTGGTCATTCGAAAATCCACATTCCGGCGGCCATTGATGAAGCGAAGAAAAAGTATCCATCTGCTGATTTTATTTATGGAAAACCGATTGGCATCCATCATGAGGCGGTAGAGATCTGTAAACAGCGCCTCCAAGATACGGGGGAAGATACCGCTCATATTTCAGAGGATACGGCGGTAATCATTCTTGGACGCGGCGGCAGTGATCCGGATGCAAACAGTGATTTATACAAGATCACTAGATTGCTATGGGAAAAGGCGCCATATCCGATAATGGAAACTGCTTTTGTCGGCGTAACTGTTCCCAGCTTAGAAGAAGCAGTGGAAAAAACGGTGAAGCTCGGTGCCAAAAAGGTGATTATCCTGCCGTACTTTTTATTTACCGGCATCTTAATAAAGAGAATTGAAGGCATGATAGAGCAGTTCCGATTCGCTTATTCCGACGTTGATTTTGCACTTGCTGAATATTTTGGCTTTCATCCGAAGCTGGAGCTGGTAATAAAGGATCGAATTGAAGAAGCATTAAGCGGGGCGGTCTATATGAATTGCGATACTTGCCAATACCGCTTTGAAGCGATGGAGCATATCAGCCATCACCATCATGATCATGACCATGATCATCATCATGAACCGAAAGGAGCAGAAACAGCTCAATGA